TGCCGTGTTGCTGCCACACCGAGCGTTTCGGCGAATCGCCGGCGGCGGCGACCAGGGCCGACGCCGGTCCGGCCGCGCCCGCCAGCGTCGAGCGCGGCTGCGGCGGCGGGGCCGGTACGTAGGAGCGGGGGAAGGAGCCGGTCTTCATCCGCGGCGGTTCCGGCGTCGCGAGCGCCCACAGCGGGGTGTGGCCGTCGGGACGGCTGATCCGCCCGGTGAGCACGTGTTCGGGCGTGGTGCGGTTGGCCGTGGCCACGAGCAGGGCGAGCCGGTCGCGGACCTGCGCCATCGTCGGCCGCCGAACCGGGCTGGGGGTCAGCATGGCCAGCAGCTCGTCCTGCAGCAGCCCGGCGTTGCTCGGCGGTCGGATCTGGGCGCGCGCGACCCGGTCGAGCAGTGCGCTGATGTCCTCGTCGTCGGCGCCGAACGGGGGCTGTCCCTCCACCATCGTGTAGATCGTCGACCCCAGCGTGTACACGTCGGAGGCCTCGCTGTGCGGGGCGCCGCGCGCGACCTCGGGGGCGAAGTACGCGGGCGTGCCGGAGACCAGGCCGCTGTCGTCGGTGTGGTCGGCGCGGTGCTGGGCGATTCCGAAGTCGGTGAGCTTGACCAGCCCCGCGTCGCGCCCGATGCTGGCGATGAGGATGTTGCCCGGCTTGATGTCGCGATGGATGATGCCGGCGTTGTGCGCGACCGCCATCGCCGCCGCGATCTGCGCACCGATCTGGGCGGCCTCGATCGGGTCGAGGTGCCCAACGGTGTGCAGGATCTGGGCGACGCTGCGCGACGGCACGTATTCCATCACCAGCCACGGGGTGCCGTCGTCGAGGACGACGTCGTGTACCGCGATCGCGTTGTCATGCGCGAGCTTCGACGCGATGCGCCCCTCGTGCAGCGCCTTGGCGCGGATGTCGGCGACGTTCTCGGCGGGCACGTCGTCGAGCGAGACGATGCGTTTGACGGCGACCTCGCGCCCCAGCAGTTCGTCCTTGGCCGACCACACCGAGCCCATGCCGCCCTCGGCGATGCGGGAGCGCAACCGATAGCGCCCCGCCACTAGGCGGTCGGGTCCGGGAACGGTCTGCTGGGTTGTCACGCCGTGAGTATAGGGCGGCCCCGATGTGCGGCGGTCGCCGGTCGTCACGCCCCGAGCCGCTGTGCCTCACCGCGGATGTCCGCGGGCAGGTCGTCGTGCGGATCGCCCAGGCCGAGATGGTCGCGCAGCGTCGTCCCCGTGTACTCCTCGCGGAACAAGCCGCGGCGGCGGAGTTCGGGTACGACGTAGTCGACGAATTCGTTGAAAGTGCCGGGGGATTGGGCGCTGGACACGATGAATCCGTCGGCCTCGCCGCCGTGGAAGGACTCCTCGATCTGGTCGGCGACGTCGGCAGCGGTCCCGACGAACTGCGGCAGCAACACACCCTGTGCGTACAGCTTGCCGATGTCGCGCAGGGTGAGGGCGTCGCGCTGGGAGAGCCGCCGCGCCACGTCGAACAAGCCCTGGGTGCCGCTGACCGTGATGTCTTCGACGGGGGCGTCCAGGTCGTATTGCGAGAAGTCGTGATCGGTGTGTACCGAGAGGGTGATCAGGCCGGAGATCGGGTCGGCCAGCTCGTTGTGGAAGGCCTGCTTCTCGCGGGCGATGGACTCGGTCTCGCCGATGAACGGGATGAACGACGGGAAGATCTTGACGTGGTCGGGATTGCGGCCGAAGTTCGACGCCCGCGACTTCACGTCGTCGTAGTAGGCGCGCCGGCCCTCCGGCGTCGGATCGATCTCGAAGATGGCCTCGGCCCAGCGGGCCGCGAAGTTCTTGCCGGTGTTCGACGACCCGGCCTGGATCAGCACCGGCCGGTGCTGCGGCGATCGGGGCTGGTTGAGCGGTCCGCGTGAGCGGTAGTGGTCGCCGACGTGGTCGATCGTGTGGATCTTCGACGGATCGGCCCACACGCCGGTCTTCTTGTCCGCGGTCACCGCGTCGACCTCCCAGCTCGACCACAACTTCACCGCGGTGCTCACGAATTCTTCGGCCAGCTCGTAGCGCCGATCGTGCTCGACGTGCTCGTCGAAGCCGAAGTTCTGCGCCTCGGCCTGCGAGAGCGAGGTGACGATGTTCCAGGCGATCCGCCCCCGGGTCAGATGGTCGAGCGAGCCGAAGACGCGGGCCACCTCGTAGGGGTGGAAGTAGGTGGTGGACTTGGTGACCGCGATGCCGAGCCGGCTGGTCACGGCACCGATGCTGGCGGCGACGAGGCTCGGGTCGATGGTCGCGGCCGCCTGCGTCCCGCGGCGGAACGGCTCGGACTGGTCGCCGCCGAACCGCACCGGCGCTGCGAGGAGGTCGGCGAAGAAGGCGAAGTCGAAGGTGCCGCGCTCGAGGATGCGCCCGACGCGGTGGTAGTGGTCGGGGCCGAAGTAGTCCGTCTCCGAGCCCGGGTGCCGCCAGGCGGCGTGCGAGTGGGTGACGGGGGAGGCGATGAGGAAGCCGCCGAGGTGGAGTTGGCGCTGGGGCATGGGAGTGTCCGTCCTGGTCTGGGTGAGTCGGTGAGACAAGTGAAACCGCCGGGGCATGGCGCGGTCGACCTTGTGTGCGCGCTGATCGCAACCGGCTCGTCGCCGGCGCCGGACCGCCGTCGTCGTGTGCGGGATTGACATAGAAGTAGAACATGTGTTCGCATTGGGGAATGCGGTGGTCCGAACAAATGATCGACATGGACGACGGGGGATTGCCCGGGTTGGGCCGCTCCGATCTGGTCCGGACGGTCACGACGCCGGAGTTCGCCGGGATCACCTTCCACGAGGTGCTGTGCCGGTCCCTGCTGAATCCCGTCCCGGTGACGTCGGGTATGCCGTTCCGGTTCAGCGTCAACACTTTTCGCGGGTGCACCCACGCCTGTCGGTACTGCTTCGCGCGTCCGACGCACGAGTACCTGGACTTCGACGCGGGGGACGACTTCGACCGGCAGATCGTCGTGAAGCTCAACGCTGCCGCGGTGCTGCGCAAGGAGTTGCGCCGGCGCTCGTGGCAGCGCGAGGTCGTCGGTTTGGGGACCAACACCGATCCGTATCAGCGCGCCGAGGGGCGCTATCGGCTGATGCCGCCGATCATCTCGGCGCTGGCATCGTCGGGGACGCCGTTCTCCATCCTGACCAAGGGCGCGCTGCTGCGCCGCGACCTGCCGTTGCTGCGCCAGGCCGCCGACGTCGTCGACGTGTCGCTCTCGGTGTCGTTGGCAACGGCCGACGCCGAGTTGGCCGGTCGCCTGGATCCGGGGGCGCCCGCGCCGCGGGCCAGGCTGGAGTTGATCCGCTCGCTCGCCGACGCGGGATTCGCCCCGCATGTCATGGTGGCGCCGGTCATCCCGTACCTGACCGACTCGACGGCCCAGCTCGACGCGTTGCTGGCCGAGCTGGCGGCAGCCGGGGCGGCCAGCGTGTCGGCGATTCCCATGCATCTGCGCGGGTCGACGCGGGGTTGGTTTCTGCAGTGGCTGGCCGACGAGCATCCGGCGCTGCTCAAGCGTTATCGCGTGCTGTACGGCCGCGGTGCCTATGTGCCGGGGGAGTACTCGGCGCGGCTCGCGCAGCGCTTGCGCCCGCTGGTCGCCGCACACGGTCTGCAGGGACGGTCGGGGCCGGTTCCGACGACCGATCCCGCGGTGGCTTCACCGCCGGTCCCGGTACCTGCGGCGATGGCTGAGCCGACGCTTTTCTAGCCTTCTGACCAGGCGATATTCCCGCTCTTGCGCATTGTCGGACCTTCGGTCTACAGTCAGTGAATCGAATGAATGTTCGATGAAGTCGGAACCCTTCCCGACCGGCTTCGCCAGGTGTGAAAACACGCGGAAAAGCGTTGCGCGAGAGGCGTAAAGGTCGGGAGGAACGATGGTCGAGGTAGCGGTGGAAGGGTCGGCGGTCGACCCGACGGTGGCGCAACTGCGCCAGGCGATGGCCGGGGTCGGAGTTGCGACGGCGGGTACCGCGGCGCGGCGGTTGGAGGTCGGACCGGGGGAAGACGGTCCGCCGCCAGACGTCCTGGCGGTACCCGCCACCCTCGCGGGATTGTTCCCCGGGGGCGGGCTGGGCCGGGGGAGCGTGGTGACGGCCGCTGGAGCCGGCTCCCTGTTGCTCTCGATGATCGCGGCGGCCAGCGGAGCCGGGGCCCAGGTCGCGGTGGTCGGCCTCAAGCGGCTGAGCATGCTCGCCGCCGCGGAGATGGGGGCGGATCTGAACCGGGTCGCACTGATCGCCGACCCCGGCCCGGATCCGCTGCAGATCGCGACGATCCTGCTCGACGGCATGGACCTGGTGGTGCTGGGCCTCGGCGGGGCATCCGTGCCGCCGTCGCGGGCCAAAGTGCTCGCGGCCCGGGCGCGGCGCAACTCCTCTGTCCTACTCGTCGTCGACGGCTCCTGGCCCGGCGCCGCCGCCCAACTGACCGCCCGGGTCAGCGGCTACCGCCGTGGTCCGACGGTCCGGTGCGGCTATGGCCGGATCGACGGGTGGGATCTCGCGGTATCGGTCCGCGCCCGCAGCCGCCCGCCGCGCAGTGTGCGTCTCACCGCGGGTGGGGGAATGCCCTGTGTCGAATCCGGGGAGGTGGACCGGTGACTCGTCGCATCCTCGCGCTGTGGGCGCCGGATTGGCCGGCCGTCGCGGCCGCGGTGGAACGGGATCTGCCGCCCGACGCCCCGTTGGCGGTCCTCACGGCCAATCGGGTCGTCGCCTGCTCGGCGCCCGCGCGTCGTCTGGGCATCCGGCGCGGTATGCGCAAACGTCAGGCGCAGTCGAACTGTCCGGAACTGGTGGTCGTCCCCGCGGAACTGGACCGGGACGGGCGGCTGTTCGGCCCGGTCGTCACCGCCGTGACGCGGGTGCTGCCCGCGACCGAGGTGTTGCGCCCGGGGGTGCTGGCGGCATCGATCTCGGGGATGCGGTATTTCGGCTCCGAGGAGAACCTGGCCTCGGCCGTGACCGAGGCGGTCGCCGAGGTCGGCGCAGAGGTACAGCTGGGCATCGCCGACGAGATGTTCACCGCCGTCCTGGCGGCGCGGCGGGAGACGATCGTCGCACCGGGGGAGGATGAGCGGTTCTTGGCACCGCTATCGATCCACGAGTTGGCGGCCGAGCCGGCGCTCGTCGGCGAGTCGCGATCGGAGCTGGTGGACCTGCTGTGGCGCCTCGGGTTGCGCACACTGGGGGCTTTCGCGACGCTGCCCCCGACTGATGTGGGCAGTCGTTTCGATGCCGAAGCTCTCGTCGCGCATCGGCAGGCGTCGGGTAAACCGGGGCGCGTCCCGTCGGCCGTACCGGTTCCGCCGGAGCTGGCCGTCGTTCACGCCTGTGACCCGCCCGTCGACCGGATCGACGCGGCCGCGTTCCTGGCCCGCCGGCTCGCCGTGCAGTTGCATGAAAAGCTGACCGCCGCGGCGATGTCCTGCACGCGGTTGGCGGTATCGGCGAGAACTGAGCACGGGCAAGAGAACTCGCGAATCTGGTGCTGTGCGCTGCCGCTGACCCCGGAGACGACGGCCGATCGGGTGCGCTGGCAGCTGGAGGGGTGGCTGATGGAGGGGGCCGCCGGTGCGGCGGAGGGGCCCGATTCGCCGGTCGTCGAGCTGGTGTTGGAACCGGTCGAGGTCTCCTCCGGGGCCGGTCTGCAGTACGAACTGCCCGGGCCCGGAGAGACGTGGGCCGACGGATCCCGCGCCGATCGGATCCGTCGTGCGGTGGTCCGGGTGCAGGGTTTGCTCGGCGCGGACGCGGTGATGGTCCCGGTGCGCGACGGCGGGCGGGGGCCGGCCGAGCAGATCACCCTGGTTCCGGCGGGCGAGTCGGCGGTCCCGGTTCGGGCGGTGAACGCGCCCTGGCCGTCGCGGTTGCCGCAGCCGACGCCGGCCGTGTTGGTCGACGCCCCGGTGGCGGTGTGCGACGCGACCGGCAGCCCCGTCGGGGTGACCGTGCGCGGAGCATTCACCGGGGAGCCGGCGACCGTCGTCTCGGGGGCGTCGCACAGTTGGTCGGTGCAGTGGTGGGCCGGCCCGTGGCCGTGCGGGCTGTCCGGGGACGAGGTGCTGGCCCGCGCGCAGGTCCTGCTCGACGACGAGCGGGCACTGCTGTTGCGCTTCGGTGCCGACGAGCAGTGGCGGGTCGAGGGGGTCTACGAGTGATCGCGTCGGGTGTCGGGGGTTTTCGGGTAGTGCACTACGCGTGTCCTCCGTGGGTGGTCGGCGGACTCTTGGATGACAGGCCGTGCTCCGACGGTCTGCGGATATCGAAGGACTGACGATCATGACCAACCAGAACACGTTCAAGCGGCGCCGAGACCTGACGCGGATCAATCCCCAGCCGTTGCCTCCGGGCGGCATCAACTGGATCAACCCGCAACCGCTCCCTCCCGGCCCCGATCGCCGCGCACCGCAGCGCCGCTATCGCACCCGCTGATTCCGAGTGGTGCGGGCGATGAGAACTCTGCGTGCGGCGATGCTGGGTACGACGACGGTCGCGGTACCGCTGGCGATGGGCGGGCCGGTGGTCAACGCGTTGACGCTGGGCACGTCGTGGGTGCGCGTCGACGCCGTCGACAACGGTGACGAGACGGTGACGTTGCGCGTCACCAATCTGGATCGGGAGAACCCGATCACTTGCGCCGCCGTGCTGACCGATCCCGGGGCCGGGCCGACTACCCAGGCGGGCTTCATCTCCCTGCGCGCCGACCTGGCTCCCGGGCAGTCGAGGAGCGAGACGCGCGGCACGGTGCCCGGCCACTACCGGGTCGCGGTGCGCTGCGACGGCGAGGCATGGCGGTACACCGTCTCGCCCGGCAGCCTGTTCACCGTCTCTCCGCGCAGCGTTGCGGCCTAGTCGGGCGCGCGTCGAAGGTATATTGGTACCTATAGACAGGTAGGTGGGTACCACGATGGCGATGAACATAAAGAATCCGCGAACGCATGAACTCGTCAAGCAACTTGCGCGACTGACCGGTCAGAGCCAGGAGGCTGCGGTGGAGTCTGCGGTGGAAGCCCGATTGCGCGAGTTGCTCGAGCGCGACGAGGCGAGTCGGATTCTCGACCAGGGGGCCGAGATCGGTGTGCTGATCGGGCTTGCCCCGGGTGTCGACCCCACGGCGGAACTCTATGGAGAGGGCGGGCTGCCCGAATGATCGTCGACACCTCGGCCATCGTCGCGATCCTGGCCGGTGAGGATGATGCACGACGGTATGCGACTGCTCTGGCAAGACAACAGGCGGTCATGTCTGCCGGTACCTATCTCGAGTGTTCCATCGTGATCGACCGCAAGGGTGTTCCCGAAGCGAGTCGCGCCTTCGACTCCTGGATGAAAGCGACGGGGATCGAGGTGGTGCCGGTCAGCGTCGAGCAGTCCCGCATCGCCCGACGGGCGTACGCCGACTTCGGCAAGGGGAGTGGTCACCGGGCGGGACTCAACTTCGGCGACTGCTTCGCTTACGCGCTGGCCGTCGAACGCGACGAGCCCCTTCTCTGGAAGGGTGACGACTTCACCCATACGGGCGTGCGCTGTGCGCTGGACTGACCACACATACCCTGCACTTCTGGACAGACCCCACACCCGAAAGGTGCTGGGTATGTCCGGAACTGCTGGGTTTGCCCACAACCCAGCAATGCGAACATACGTTCGATATACTGACTCGGGTGGGATGGTCCAACGGGCCGCCGAGTTGGGCGGAGATGGAGCGGGTGCTGTCGGGACGGCCGCGCTCGGGCAAGACCGGGTACCCGGAAGACCAGCACGTCGACGATGTGGGCGTCCCCGACGGCGGCGACTCACCGGCGTGGACGCGTAAGCGGGACGCCTACCTGGCCGACGAGACGGTGCGCCCGGTCACCTCCACCGTGCCGTTCGCCGAATTGCACGCCCACAGCGCGTTCAGCTTTCTCGACGGGGCTTCGACACCGGAGGAGATGGTGGAGGAGGCCGTCCGCCTGGATCTCAAAGCGCTCGCGCTGACCGACCACGACGGCTTCTACGGCGTGGTCCGATTCGCCGAGGCGGCCCGCGAGTTCGGTCTCCCGACCGTTCTCGGCGCCGAACTCTCCCTCGAGCCAGACGTGGTGCGCACCGGGGTCCCCGATCCGTCCGGCGAGCATTTGCTGGTCCTGGCCCGCGGGCCGGAGGGCTACCGGCGGCTGTCGCAGGCCATGGCGTCGGCCCACATGAGCGGCGGGAAGAAGGGGCTGCTGCGCTACGACCTCGACGAGCTGTCGCGCACGAGCCACCAGGGCCATTGGCTCATCCTCACCGGCTGCCGCAAGGGCGGGTTGCGCCGGGCGCTGGACCGCGGCGGTCCCGACGCGGCCCGCCGGGAGCTGGGCGGGTTGATCGAACGGTTCGGGCAGGACAACGTCGCCGTCGAACTCACGTCGACGGCCCAACCGGATGACGACGAGCGCAACGCGCTGCTCGCCGCCCTCGCCGCGGAGTGTGGTTTGCCCGTCGTCGCGACGACGGGCGCGCATTTCGCCGGCCCGCAGCGCCGTCGGCTGGCGCTCACCATGGCCGCCATCCGCGCGCGCACCGACGTCGAGACCATCGACGGGTGGATGCCCGGCGTCGGGGGAGCCCATCTGCGCAGCGGCGACGAGATGGCTCGGCTCGTCTCGGCGCATCCCGACGCGCTCGACAACGCGGTGAACCTGGCCGCCGACTGTGCTTTCAAGCTGGATCTCATCGCCCCGAACCTGCCGCCGTTCGCCGTCGACGAGGGGTACACCGAGATCACCTTGCTGCGTGAGCTCACGATGATGGGTGCGGCCCGGCGGTACGGCGCGCATCCGGAACGGGACAAGGCCTATCGGCAGATCGAGCACGAGCTGGCGATCATCGAGAAGCTGGATTTCCCCGGCTACTTCCTGGTGGTCCACGACATCGTCGACTTCTGCCGGGAACACGACATCCTGTGCCAGGGCCGCGGTAGCGCCGCGAACTCGGCGGTCTGCTTCGCCCTGGGCATCACCCCGGTCGACCCGGTTGCCAACCGCCTGCTCTTCGAGCGCTTCCTCTCACCCGAGCGCGACGGCCCGCCCGACATCGACGTCGACATCGAGTCGGATCGTCGCGAGGAAGTGATCCAGCACGTCTACGCCAAGTACGGGCGGGACTACAGCGCACAGGTCGCCAACGTGATCACCTATCGTCGACGATCCGCCGTGCGCGACACCGCCCGCGCCCTCGGCTATGCCACCGGGCAGCAGGACGCCTGGAGCCGCATGCCCGACGAGGCGCCCGACGACGTGCAGGAGATGGCCGCGCAGATCAAGGGGTTGCCCCGGCACCTGGGCATCCATTCCGGCGGCATGGTGATCTGCGATCGGCCCATCGCCGACGTGTGCCCAACGGAGTGGGCGCGGATGAAGGACCGCAGCGTGTTGCAGTGGGACAAGGATGATTGCGCGGCCATCGGGCTGGTGAAGTTCGACCTGCTGGGACTGGGGATGCTCTCGGCGCTGCGTTACGTGATCGACCTCGTCGAGGAGCACAAGGGGATCACGGTGGATCTGGCGCGCATCGACATGGCCGAGACCGCCGTCTACGACATGCTGTGCCGCGCCGACTCCGTCGGAGTGTTCCAGGTGGAGTCGCGGGCCCAGATGGCGACCCTGCCGAGGCTGAAGCCGCGCGAGTTCATGGACCTGGTCGTCGAGGTCGCGCTGATCCGGCCCGGCCCGATCCAGGGCGGCTCGGTACACCCGTATATCCGGCGCCGGAACAAACTCGAAAAGGTCGTCTACGACCATCCGGCCCTGGAGAACTCCCTCGAGCGCACCATGGGCATCCCGCTGTTCCAGGAGCAACTCATGCAGATGGCCGTCGACATCGCCGGGTTCAGCGCGGCCGAGGCCGATCAGCTGCGCCGGGCGATGGGCTCCAAACGGTCGCCGGAGAAGATGGCCGCGCTGCGGCAACGGTTCTTCGACGGGATGGCGCAGTTGCATGGCATCACCGGCGAGGTGGCGGAGCGGATCTACGAGAAGATGGCCGCCTTCGCCAACTTCGGCTTCCCGGAGAGCCATTCGCAGAGCTTCGCGTCGCTGGTCTTCTACTCGGCGTGGTTCAAGCTGCACCATCCGGCGGCGTTCTGCGCCGCGCTGCTGCGGGCACAGCCGATGGGCTTCTACTCGCCGCAGTCGCTGGTCGCCGACGCCCGTCGGCACGGGGTGACGGTACACCGCCCCGACCTCAACGCATCGTTGCCGCACGCCACGCTGGAAGAAGCGGGAACCCAAGTGCGCCTGGGGCTTTCACGGGTGCGCGGCATCGGCGACGAGGTGGCGCAACGCATCGTCGACGAGCGGTCCGCGCACGGCGACTTCGCCGACCTCGACGACGCGGCTGCCCGCGTCGAGCTGAGCCAGGCGCAGTGGGAGGCGTTGGCGACCGCGGGTGCGCTGGACTCCTTCGGGCTGAGCCGTCGGCAGGCGCTGTGGTCGGCGGGGGAGGCGGCACGGCACCAACGCGACCAACTGCCGTTGCGCGCGGGTTCCCCGGCACCGGAGTTGCCCGGTCTGTCCGCGGTGGAATTGGCGGCGTCGGATGCGTGGGCCACCGGCATCACCCCGACCAGCTATCCGACGCAATACCTGCGCCCGCGGTTGGCGGCGCTCGGGGTGGTGCCGGCCGACGGGCTGCTCTCCGTCGCCGACGGGGAGCGCGTCCTGGTCGCCGGCGCCGTCACCCATCGGCAGCGCCCGGCTACCGCGTCGGGGGTCACGTTCATCAACCTGGAGGACGAGACCGGCATGGTCAACGTCGTCTGCTCGGTGGGGTTGTGGCGCAGGTATCGCGAGTTGGCGCACACGGCAACGGCTTTGGTGGTCCGCGGCAAGGTGCAGAACGCGGAGGGTGCGGTCACCGTCGTCGCCGACCGGTTGCAGGCGCTGGACCTGAAGATCGGCACCCGGTCGAGGGACTGGTGTTGACGACCGGCGGTGCTAGGTTCGACCCGTGGACTCGGAGAAGAACAGGACGCGCCGGTCGAAGCCGCGCCACGCGGCGCCGTGGACGTGGTCGTCATTCGCCAGTCGAACGATCGAAGGCTTCGGGCACGCGCTGTATTGGCGGATGGAGAACTTCTTGACCGGCCTGCCCAGCATCGTCGCCTTCGTCGCAGGTTTGTTCGCCGGTTCTGCGGTGGCCGGTTGATGTACCCCGGCGACGACACCGACCGCACCGACGACGTCGCCGACCGTCCCGACTACGCCGCCGAGCGCCCCGACGACCGATGGCGGTGGGTGCGGTTCACGTTGACCGGCCGGTTCTCCATGTGGGTGACGTACCCGATCATCACGTTCGTCGTGGGGTTCGCACTGGCCTACCTCCAGCCCTAGTTCCGGCCTCAGACAGCGCCGTCGAACCCGTGTTGCCGCCACGCCTCGTACACGGCGAGGGTGGCCGAGTTGGCCAGGTTGTGCGACCGGCGCTGCGGGAGCATCGGGATGCGTAGCCGGTCGGTGACGTGCGGGTCGGCGAGCATCTCCGCGGACAGCCCGGTCGGCTCTGGGCCGAACATCAGCACGTCTCCCGGCTCGTAGGAGACGTCGGTGTAGTACCGCGACGCGTGCGCGGTGAACGCGTACACGTGCTCCGGCCGCAGCGAATCCCATGCCGCGTCGAGATTCGGGTGCACGGTGACGTGGGCCATCTCGTGATAGTCGAGGCCGGCGCGGCGGACCTGCGCGTCGGACAGCTCGAACCCGAGCGGTTCGACGAGGTGCAGCTCGCACCCGGTGTTCGCCGCCAATCGGATCGCGTTGCCGGTATTGGGCGGGATGCACGGT
This genomic interval from Gordonia sp. X0973 contains the following:
- a CDS encoding type II toxin-antitoxin system VapC family toxin; this encodes MIVDTSAIVAILAGEDDARRYATALARQQAVMSAGTYLECSIVIDRKGVPEASRAFDSWMKATGIEVVPVSVEQSRIARRAYADFGKGSGHRAGLNFGDCFAYALAVERDEPLLWKGDDFTHTGVRCALD
- a CDS encoding Rv2578c family radical SAM protein; its protein translation is MRWSEQMIDMDDGGLPGLGRSDLVRTVTTPEFAGITFHEVLCRSLLNPVPVTSGMPFRFSVNTFRGCTHACRYCFARPTHEYLDFDAGDDFDRQIVVKLNAAAVLRKELRRRSWQREVVGLGTNTDPYQRAEGRYRLMPPIISALASSGTPFSILTKGALLRRDLPLLRQAADVVDVSLSVSLATADAELAGRLDPGAPAPRARLELIRSLADAGFAPHVMVAPVIPYLTDSTAQLDALLAELAAAGAASVSAIPMHLRGSTRGWFLQWLADEHPALLKRYRVLYGRGAYVPGEYSARLAQRLRPLVAAHGLQGRSGPVPTTDPAVASPPVPVPAAMAEPTLF
- a CDS encoding DNA polymerase Y family protein — protein: MTRRILALWAPDWPAVAAAVERDLPPDAPLAVLTANRVVACSAPARRLGIRRGMRKRQAQSNCPELVVVPAELDRDGRLFGPVVTAVTRVLPATEVLRPGVLAASISGMRYFGSEENLASAVTEAVAEVGAEVQLGIADEMFTAVLAARRETIVAPGEDERFLAPLSIHELAAEPALVGESRSELVDLLWRLGLRTLGAFATLPPTDVGSRFDAEALVAHRQASGKPGRVPSAVPVPPELAVVHACDPPVDRIDAAAFLARRLAVQLHEKLTAAAMSCTRLAVSARTEHGQENSRIWCCALPLTPETTADRVRWQLEGWLMEGAAGAAEGPDSPVVELVLEPVEVSSGAGLQYELPGPGETWADGSRADRIRRAVVRVQGLLGADAVMVPVRDGGRGPAEQITLVPAGESAVPVRAVNAPWPSRLPQPTPAVLVDAPVAVCDATGSPVGVTVRGAFTGEPATVVSGASHSWSVQWWAGPWPCGLSGDEVLARAQVLLDDERALLLRFGADEQWRVEGVYE
- a CDS encoding type II toxin-antitoxin system VapB family antitoxin; the protein is MGTTMAMNIKNPRTHELVKQLARLTGQSQEAAVESAVEARLRELLERDEASRILDQGAEIGVLIGLAPGVDPTAELYGEGGLPE
- a CDS encoding error-prone DNA polymerase — its product is MGWSNGPPSWAEMERVLSGRPRSGKTGYPEDQHVDDVGVPDGGDSPAWTRKRDAYLADETVRPVTSTVPFAELHAHSAFSFLDGASTPEEMVEEAVRLDLKALALTDHDGFYGVVRFAEAAREFGLPTVLGAELSLEPDVVRTGVPDPSGEHLLVLARGPEGYRRLSQAMASAHMSGGKKGLLRYDLDELSRTSHQGHWLILTGCRKGGLRRALDRGGPDAARRELGGLIERFGQDNVAVELTSTAQPDDDERNALLAALAAECGLPVVATTGAHFAGPQRRRLALTMAAIRARTDVETIDGWMPGVGGAHLRSGDEMARLVSAHPDALDNAVNLAADCAFKLDLIAPNLPPFAVDEGYTEITLLRELTMMGAARRYGAHPERDKAYRQIEHELAIIEKLDFPGYFLVVHDIVDFCREHDILCQGRGSAANSAVCFALGITPVDPVANRLLFERFLSPERDGPPDIDVDIESDRREEVIQHVYAKYGRDYSAQVANVITYRRRSAVRDTARALGYATGQQDAWSRMPDEAPDDVQEMAAQIKGLPRHLGIHSGGMVICDRPIADVCPTEWARMKDRSVLQWDKDDCAAIGLVKFDLLGLGMLSALRYVIDLVEEHKGITVDLARIDMAETAVYDMLCRADSVGVFQVESRAQMATLPRLKPREFMDLVVEVALIRPGPIQGGSVHPYIRRRNKLEKVVYDHPALENSLERTMGIPLFQEQLMQMAVDIAGFSAAEADQLRRAMGSKRSPEKMAALRQRFFDGMAQLHGITGEVAERIYEKMAAFANFGFPESHSQSFASLVFYSAWFKLHHPAAFCAALLRAQPMGFYSPQSLVADARRHGVTVHRPDLNASLPHATLEEAGTQVRLGLSRVRGIGDEVAQRIVDERSAHGDFADLDDAAARVELSQAQWEALATAGALDSFGLSRRQALWSAGEAARHQRDQLPLRAGSPAPELPGLSAVELAASDAWATGITPTSYPTQYLRPRLAALGVVPADGLLSVADGERVLVAGAVTHRQRPATASGVTFINLEDETGMVNVVCSVGLWRRYRELAHTATALVVRGKVQNAEGAVTVVADRLQALDLKIGTRSRDWC
- a CDS encoding LLM class flavin-dependent oxidoreductase, which gives rise to MPQRQLHLGGFLIASPVTHSHAAWRHPGSETDYFGPDHYHRVGRILERGTFDFAFFADLLAAPVRFGGDQSEPFRRGTQAAATIDPSLVAASIGAVTSRLGIAVTKSTTYFHPYEVARVFGSLDHLTRGRIAWNIVTSLSQAEAQNFGFDEHVEHDRRYELAEEFVSTAVKLWSSWEVDAVTADKKTGVWADPSKIHTIDHVGDHYRSRGPLNQPRSPQHRPVLIQAGSSNTGKNFAARWAEAIFEIDPTPEGRRAYYDDVKSRASNFGRNPDHVKIFPSFIPFIGETESIAREKQAFHNELADPISGLITLSVHTDHDFSQYDLDAPVEDITVSGTQGLFDVARRLSQRDALTLRDIGKLYAQGVLLPQFVGTAADVADQIEESFHGGEADGFIVSSAQSPGTFNEFVDYVVPELRRRGLFREEYTGTTLRDHLGLGDPHDDLPADIRGEAQRLGA
- a CDS encoding protein kinase gives rise to the protein MTTQQTVPGPDRLVAGRYRLRSRIAEGGMGSVWSAKDELLGREVAVKRIVSLDDVPAENVADIRAKALHEGRIASKLAHDNAIAVHDVVLDDGTPWLVMEYVPSRSVAQILHTVGHLDPIEAAQIGAQIAAAMAVAHNAGIIHRDIKPGNILIASIGRDAGLVKLTDFGIAQHRADHTDDSGLVSGTPAYFAPEVARGAPHSEASDVYTLGSTIYTMVEGQPPFGADDEDISALLDRVARAQIRPPSNAGLLQDELLAMLTPSPVRRPTMAQVRDRLALLVATANRTTPEHVLTGRISRPDGHTPLWALATPEPPRMKTGSFPRSYVPAPPPQPRSTLAGAAGPASALVAAAGDSPKRSVWQQHGTAITIAAILVGILLLLVATLLL
- a CDS encoding tRNA (cytidine(34)-2'-O)-methyltransferase: MFRILFVAPCIPPNTGNAIRLAANTGCELHLVEPLGFELSDAQVRRAGLDYHEMAHVTVHPNLDAAWDSLRPEHVYAFTAHASRYYTDVSYEPGDVLMFGPEPTGLSAEMLADPHVTDRLRIPMLPQRRSHNLANSATLAVYEAWRQHGFDGAV